The proteins below come from a single Malus sylvestris chromosome 3, drMalSylv7.2, whole genome shotgun sequence genomic window:
- the LOC126614398 gene encoding uncharacterized protein LOC126614398, giving the protein MSASIAGRSTILRTFCQAATSTTRTRISAAPCPSIPSNFMARRSSSSRLLRRELSSLQPLHNAIASACLISKLPALATSSEGRFVNYISPI; this is encoded by the exons ATGTCAGCTTCGATCGCCGGAAGATCGACAATTCTGCGCACGTTTTGCCAAGCAgcaacatcaacaacaagaacaagaaTTTCAGCAGCGCCATGCCCTTCGATTCCGTCCAATTTCATGGCTCGTCGCTCCTCTTCCTCAAG GCTGTTGCGCCGAGAATTGAGCTCTCTTCAACCTCTCCACAATGCCATTGCGTCCGCTTGCCTTATCTCCAAGCTTCCGGCCCTGGCCACCTCCTCCGAAG GCAGATTTGTGAACTATATCAGTCCTATCTAG